In Methanofollis fontis, the following proteins share a genomic window:
- a CDS encoding tubulin-like doman-containing protein — protein MTDHNDPSMVMARVPDNLTIVGLGGFGKNVVFSLSEQEWLLDHFLGKGRSLRLIGIDTDIQEKQRDFNRLNSYIDSISKMKSLKGSDGGDISVHYYCLPDNPVFRTKSTIIDGSSDLSESIDRDNDHSVNNPSDPDPVNAYHSVVNDVCEGKYDFSGGVSRQRAIGKLTLSGVLESDPDFTTAIFAGYGPVAIVAALGGGTGSGMFIDIAREIGSATGRKIWFFGIVPSQEEGEIEQFNAIVALTELEYSNVLGEPIFDHTVLADITPTKYANEYDPSDRIIRNFDASFSYLLLNALALPEEVIGPGVHTLTEYSSIISADAHVLRYPIGSYLELNRRAEELLKSFEALFREYARQFEANNECYTSLSSNMERMETMYREFFVEGENTEDSEGASRYVLHMVEGVFNLLDCECVRHHRYTVLDAISLSFRQMISVEGNEENGSDRYQKLLDTLLSIEEILSAYEDTIISPGEKKILDLIVDIFTHLKLLADIQGKILRIRDTDVRNLLLNGLRGVTGGKESVASLKENIFILQARLEEYEKAIREYTSRQAEFEKQRSDDLSDVELHCRELKESVQAYVSRREVLLEAARKEKDISLRFNELMARLQNRCNRAEEKNAPWIGIDRWIEDADIDSLHSEIESLSNLTGTDLKYLEKVAEMAVHYYYDEYGVRFVRNAGIFSKMLGHLPHPEVLSRERDENLNTIRAIVSVEEDVFQVTEDPFGLVLSPQLVTERLHHELDSAGQEILNSLVFEYHLNDEEREKVYDTLNQGSSMAILVSIRALLDDIMEQRKGYASEIDSCTREIREKTEIYDGLRSQLAFYRDAADLIHLTGNILPISKPDTAHYDESAERYNESYRNVSATQVDPYYSCCGADNHSVLPDLTERSDLGGFDLTEEGREEVLSIVDAVSMKYPDLIDEKILGINGFSYKYAMNLTDNWHMDRRLWHYDRATLVVSSPSAYLLNNVGEKGRDFSKNMTMKLLLERIHDACVVGQNLSHPWETAICFYAASGFLDNLRLFDREGSPWKFYQQNQDMILHHAAFLHAGRYIVRDRVLDPTLAASIADSGGSGEQSGDNDRKNPVLDLYTEKVLN, from the coding sequence GTGACAGACCATAATGACCCGTCCATGGTGATGGCGAGGGTTCCTGATAATCTGACCATTGTCGGACTGGGTGGATTTGGAAAAAATGTTGTATTTTCCCTTTCTGAGCAGGAGTGGTTGCTGGATCATTTTCTGGGAAAAGGGAGATCGTTACGGCTCATTGGTATTGATACCGATATTCAGGAAAAGCAGCGTGATTTCAATAGACTAAATTCATATATCGATTCAATTTCGAAAATGAAATCCCTAAAAGGGTCAGATGGTGGCGATATATCCGTTCATTATTACTGTCTGCCTGATAATCCTGTTTTCAGAACGAAATCCACTATCATTGATGGAAGTAGCGATTTGTCGGAGAGCATTGACCGGGACAATGACCATTCAGTGAACAATCCTTCAGATCCGGATCCCGTGAACGCCTATCATTCAGTCGTTAATGACGTGTGCGAAGGAAAATATGATTTTTCCGGCGGAGTGTCCAGACAAAGGGCAATCGGAAAATTGACCCTCTCCGGTGTTCTGGAATCTGATCCCGATTTCACCACGGCGATCTTCGCCGGGTACGGACCGGTTGCGATCGTTGCAGCACTCGGCGGGGGGACGGGTTCGGGGATGTTCATCGACATTGCGCGGGAGATTGGATCTGCAACCGGTCGAAAAATCTGGTTCTTTGGCATCGTCCCCTCTCAGGAAGAAGGTGAGATAGAACAGTTCAATGCCATCGTTGCCCTCACCGAACTTGAATATTCCAATGTCCTCGGTGAACCGATCTTTGATCATACTGTCCTTGCCGATATTACGCCTACGAAATATGCAAACGAATATGATCCGAGTGATAGAATTATCCGGAATTTTGATGCATCATTCAGTTATCTGTTACTCAATGCTCTTGCTCTTCCTGAAGAAGTAATAGGTCCTGGTGTCCATACTCTGACTGAATATTCTTCAATTATTTCTGCAGATGCGCATGTTTTACGCTATCCCATAGGGTCATACCTCGAATTGAACAGGAGGGCGGAAGAACTGCTGAAATCGTTTGAAGCATTGTTTCGGGAGTATGCGCGCCAATTTGAAGCAAACAACGAATGTTACACGTCATTGTCCTCGAATATGGAGCGCATGGAGACGATGTACCGTGAATTTTTTGTGGAGGGAGAAAACACTGAAGATTCTGAGGGGGCCTCCAGATATGTGCTCCATATGGTGGAGGGTGTTTTCAATCTTCTTGATTGTGAATGTGTTCGGCATCACCGGTACACCGTACTGGACGCGATTTCTCTGTCGTTCAGACAAATGATTTCCGTCGAGGGCAATGAAGAGAACGGGTCTGATCGGTATCAGAAGCTCCTTGATACCTTATTATCAATAGAGGAAATCTTGAGCGCGTATGAAGATACGATAATTTCTCCTGGTGAAAAAAAGATCCTGGACCTCATTGTGGATATATTCACGCACCTGAAATTATTGGCCGACATTCAGGGTAAAATTCTACGTATACGAGATACTGATGTCCGTAATCTTCTCCTGAATGGGCTACGTGGAGTAACAGGCGGGAAAGAATCAGTTGCTTCTCTGAAGGAAAATATCTTCATCCTTCAGGCCCGGCTGGAAGAATATGAAAAAGCAATCCGGGAATATACGTCCAGACAGGCTGAATTTGAAAAACAACGCTCCGATGATCTTTCAGATGTTGAATTGCATTGCAGGGAATTGAAAGAGAGTGTACAGGCCTATGTTTCACGTCGTGAGGTCCTCCTGGAGGCTGCGAGGAAAGAGAAGGACATTTCACTGCGTTTTAATGAACTGATGGCACGGCTACAGAACAGATGTAATCGTGCGGAAGAAAAGAATGCCCCCTGGATCGGTATTGATCGATGGATCGAAGACGCCGATATCGACTCTCTCCATTCAGAAATTGAATCGCTCTCCAATTTGACGGGAACCGATCTGAAATATCTGGAAAAAGTGGCTGAAATGGCCGTTCATTATTATTATGATGAATATGGGGTCCGTTTTGTCCGCAATGCAGGGATTTTCAGCAAGATGCTGGGGCACCTTCCCCATCCGGAGGTACTGTCCAGGGAACGTGATGAGAACCTGAATACGATTCGTGCAATTGTCAGTGTGGAAGAGGATGTGTTCCAGGTAACTGAGGATCCATTCGGGCTGGTCCTCTCCCCTCAATTGGTGACGGAGCGATTGCACCATGAACTTGACTCTGCCGGCCAGGAAATTTTGAATTCACTTGTTTTCGAGTATCATCTCAATGATGAAGAGCGAGAAAAGGTATACGATACCCTGAATCAGGGGAGCAGCATGGCCATTCTCGTCTCAATCCGGGCACTTCTCGACGATATCATGGAACAAAGAAAAGGGTATGCGTCGGAAATTGATTCATGTACACGTGAAATACGTGAAAAAACTGAAATTTATGATGGTCTGCGATCTCAACTGGCATTTTATCGGGATGCCGCCGATCTGATCCATTTAACCGGTAATATTCTTCCAATTTCTAAACCGGATACAGCACATTATGATGAGAGTGCGGAACGGTATAATGAATCATACAGGAATGTATCTGCAACTCAGGTCGATCCCTATTATTCATGTTGCGGTGCGGACAATCACTCCGTTCTTCCAGATCTGACGGAAAGATCTGATCTCGGGGGATTTGATCTGACGGAAGAAGGAAGGGAAGAAGTGTTGAGTATCGTTGATGCGGTAAGCATGAAGTATCCGGACCTGATCGACGAGAAAATTCTCGGCATCAATGGTTTTTCATATAAATACGCAATGAACCTCACCGACAACTGGCATATGGATCGCCGACTCTGGCATTATGACCGTGCGACTCTTGTTGTTTCGTCTCCCTCTGCCTATCTCCTGAACAATGTCGGTGAAAAGGGTCGTGATTTCAGTAAAAATATGACGATGAAGCTGCTTCTCGAACGGATACATGATGCATGTGTCGTCGGGCAGAATCTGTCACACCCATGGGAGACTGCTATCTGTTTCTATGCTGCATCCGGTTTTCTTGATAATCTCAGATTGTTTGATCGGGAGGGGTCTCCCTGGAAATTCTACCAGCAAAACCAGGATATGATCCTGCATCATGCGGCATTCCTTCACGCCGGTCGATATATTGTCAGGGATAGGGTTCTGGACCCCACTCTTGCTGCCTCTATTGCGGACTCCGGTGGATCAGGTGAACAATCAGGGGATAATGATCGGAAAAATCCGGTTCTTGATCTCTACACGGAAAAGGTTCTCAATTAA
- a CDS encoding NAD(P)/FAD-dependent oxidoreductase → MQGKLKPPFFFVNRLVYDKYLLDKARDVGVDVLEGDEVIEIDQMQGRVKTASGKTISSKYIVGADGAHSIVRRGLPDSTENKEQWDENLAIALELKIKYEELMHHLDVNSISEVQKKFSQPMLFLGVADWGYGWIFPNQDMAVIGICGLQSKSHKKIVQKFEKFLEEVGIQDVIEKTSVSGYPLPYGNFIEKPAHNNTLLVGDAGGFAEPILGEGIFYAHRTAELAAHAIDVSIREGNCAEGVYLDLIQRYIVPEMKHAKVLRDLIYSCLDHHIDQPISFFISLFGERLIEIVHGRRRFNPFQSGEDYYGRIKG, encoded by the coding sequence TTGCAGGGAAAACTGAAACCTCCATTTTTTTTCGTAAATCGACTTGTATATGACAAATATTTACTCGATAAAGCCAGAGATGTCGGCGTTGATGTTCTCGAGGGCGACGAGGTCATCGAGATTGATCAGATGCAGGGGCGTGTGAAAACCGCCTCTGGAAAGACCATCTCTTCGAAATATATTGTTGGAGCGGATGGGGCACATAGCATTGTGCGGAGAGGTCTCCCGGATTCGACCGAAAATAAAGAGCAATGGGATGAAAACCTTGCAATCGCCCTTGAACTAAAGATAAAATACGAAGAGTTGATGCACCATCTGGACGTGAACTCCATATCCGAGGTACAGAAAAAATTCTCACAGCCCATGCTGTTCCTTGGCGTTGCAGACTGGGGATATGGATGGATTTTTCCAAATCAAGACATGGCGGTTATAGGAATTTGCGGCCTCCAGAGTAAGAGTCATAAAAAAATCGTACAAAAATTCGAAAAATTTCTTGAAGAGGTCGGCATCCAGGATGTCATTGAGAAGACATCTGTTTCAGGTTACCCGTTGCCCTATGGAAATTTCATCGAGAAACCCGCCCATAACAATACACTCCTTGTGGGGGACGCCGGCGGTTTTGCAGAACCGATTCTTGGAGAAGGAATTTTTTATGCTCACAGAACCGCGGAACTCGCTGCACATGCAATCGATGTGAGTATACGAGAGGGCAATTGTGCTGAAGGGGTCTATCTTGACCTGATCCAGCGCTATATCGTCCCAGAAATGAAGCATGCAAAAGTGCTTCGCGATCTGATCTACTCCTGCCTTGATCATCATATAGATCAACCGATTTCATTTTTTATTTCCCTATTTGGAGAGAGACTCATCGAAATCGTACATGGAAGAAGGAGGTTCAACCCGTTTCAATCAGGAGAGGATTATTATGGAAGAATCAAAGGATAA
- a CDS encoding NAD(P)/FAD-dependent oxidoreductase — MPFSKPYDAVIIGGGPAGASAGYLLARKGHRALIIDKKTFPRQKLCGGCLSDKTIRFLEKTYGETVQSLLEKNILRHSGRTIYNISEEQVSIAGKTETSIFFRKSTCI, encoded by the coding sequence ATGCCGTTCAGTAAACCATATGATGCAGTCATCATTGGTGGAGGACCCGCGGGTGCATCGGCGGGATACCTCCTCGCCAGGAAAGGACACAGGGCACTCATAATTGATAAAAAAACCTTTCCACGCCAGAAGTTATGTGGGGGTTGTTTAAGCGATAAAACAATTCGATTTTTAGAGAAGACGTACGGAGAAACCGTGCAATCCCTGCTCGAAAAAAATATTCTGCGACATTCAGGCAGAACAATATACAATATATCTGAAGAACAAGTCAGTATTGCAGGGAAAACTGAAACCTCCATTTTTTTTCGTAAATCGACTTGTATATGA